A single genomic interval of Rhodopseudomonas palustris harbors:
- a CDS encoding TRAP transporter substrate-binding protein, whose protein sequence is MSFSRRSLLKASAAAAAIGGIGAPWVARAAEAEFKYKYANNLPDTHPLNVRAREMSAAIKAETDGKVQIDVFPNNQLGSDTDMLSQIRAGGVEFFTLSGLILSTLVPAASINGIGFAFPDYETVWKAMDGELGGYVRGEIQKAGLMVMDKIWDNGFRQTTSSTKPINGPDDFKGFKIRVPVSPLWTSMFKAFDAAPASINFSEVYSALQTKVVEGQENPLVLISAAKLYEVQKYCSLTNHMWDGFWFLANRRAWEKLPPDVRTIVAKHINAAAVKEREDTAKLNATVKEELTAKGLIFNQPPVMPFRDKLRSAGFYAEWKGKYGDQAWSLLEKSVGKLA, encoded by the coding sequence ATGAGTTTTTCACGCAGGAGCTTGTTGAAGGCATCGGCGGCGGCCGCCGCGATCGGCGGCATTGGTGCGCCTTGGGTGGCGCGCGCCGCTGAGGCCGAGTTCAAGTACAAATACGCCAACAACCTGCCCGACACCCATCCGCTCAACGTTCGCGCCCGCGAGATGTCGGCGGCGATCAAGGCCGAGACCGACGGCAAGGTCCAGATCGACGTTTTCCCGAACAACCAGCTCGGCTCCGACACCGACATGCTGAGCCAGATTCGCGCCGGCGGCGTCGAGTTCTTCACACTGTCGGGCCTGATCCTGTCGACCCTGGTGCCGGCAGCTTCGATCAACGGCATCGGCTTCGCATTCCCGGACTATGAGACGGTCTGGAAGGCCATGGACGGCGAGCTCGGCGGCTATGTCCGCGGCGAGATCCAGAAGGCCGGCCTGATGGTGATGGACAAGATCTGGGACAACGGCTTCCGCCAGACCACGTCGTCGACCAAGCCGATCAACGGCCCGGACGACTTCAAGGGCTTCAAGATTCGCGTGCCGGTGTCGCCGCTGTGGACCTCGATGTTCAAGGCGTTCGATGCGGCCCCCGCCTCGATCAATTTCAGCGAAGTCTATTCGGCGCTGCAGACCAAGGTGGTCGAAGGCCAAGAGAACCCGCTGGTGCTGATCTCGGCCGCCAAGCTGTACGAAGTCCAGAAGTACTGCTCGCTGACGAACCACATGTGGGACGGCTTCTGGTTCCTGGCCAACCGTCGCGCCTGGGAAAAGCTGCCGCCGGACGTGCGCACGATCGTCGCCAAGCACATCAACGCGGCTGCGGTGAAGGAACGCGAAGACACCGCCAAGCTCAACGCCACCGTCAAGGAAGAGCTGACTGCCAAGGGGCTGATCTTCAATCAGCCGCCGGTGATGCCGTTCCGCGACAAGCTGCGCAGCGCCGGCTTCTACGCTGAGTGGAAAGGCAAATACGGCGATCAGGCGTGGTCGCTGCTCGAGAAGTCAGTCGGCAAGCTGGCGTAA
- a CDS encoding tetratricopeptide repeat protein, which produces MSEAVGSGRPVEFSRWKPWVVAVATLVVLFGAGFVFHVLESPGEPSKPTQTSSASFVGSDTCVGCHQTEARLWNKSQHKAAMQHATESSVLGDFNDQHFDHFGVRSRFFRQNGKFMVEAEGPDGKLATFEAKYTFGIYPLQQYLIEFPDGRLQALSIAWDTRPKDKGGQRWFHLYPDERIGHDDALHWTRLNQNWNFMCAECHSTGVRKNYEAASDRFKTSWAEISVGCEACHGQGSRHVGWAHAQQSWWPIGISDDATMGLLVRYAERNNITWRIDPKTGNPTRSSAPATLRTEVESCGLCHARRGQLSEGWVPGRRLSDTHAVSPLSRGLYHADGQMRDEVYNYGSFKQSKMFAAGVTCSDCHDPHSGKLRHDGDNVCLQCHAAEQFSSATHHRHAAVEPPPPCITCHMPVRTYMGVDQRHDHGFRIPRPDVSAQLDTPNACNDCHSDRSPRWAADAIEAWHGPNRKGFQTFAPAFAATWGEGADASRLLAAVAADPATPDIVRATALAELGSHPSPEALELAKAGLASSDPMVRIGALDLLEGVPAGQRWATAAPLLSDPVRGVRIRAASLLAAVPTDQQPIADRQRFDLAAEEFVAAQRLNADRPEARSALGRFLLARGQAAAAEIEYKAALRLSPHYAPAAVNLADLYRQSGREIDGETVLREALTVSPQDAGLHHGLGLTLVRLKRHDEAISELHQAAELAPDRTRFAYVYAVALQAVGRVADAVAILKQSAARHPHDRDTLMALVAYSRAAGDIGTAITYAERLAADFPDDAGLGRLVQEIRQQSTRPTSR; this is translated from the coding sequence ATGTCTGAAGCTGTTGGTTCTGGTCGACCCGTCGAATTCTCGAGGTGGAAGCCTTGGGTCGTGGCCGTCGCCACGCTGGTCGTGCTATTCGGTGCGGGTTTCGTATTCCATGTACTGGAGAGCCCCGGAGAGCCGTCGAAGCCAACGCAAACGTCTTCAGCCTCCTTCGTCGGCAGTGACACCTGCGTGGGCTGTCACCAGACCGAGGCCCGGCTGTGGAACAAGTCGCAGCACAAAGCCGCGATGCAGCACGCAACCGAGAGCTCCGTGCTCGGCGACTTCAATGATCAGCATTTCGACCATTTTGGCGTTCGGTCGCGGTTCTTCCGGCAGAACGGCAAGTTCATGGTGGAGGCCGAAGGACCGGACGGAAAGCTGGCGACATTCGAAGCGAAGTACACGTTCGGGATTTATCCGCTTCAACAGTACCTCATCGAATTTCCAGACGGGCGCCTGCAGGCGCTGTCGATTGCCTGGGATACACGGCCGAAGGATAAGGGAGGGCAGCGCTGGTTTCATCTCTACCCGGACGAACGGATCGGGCACGACGACGCGCTGCACTGGACCAGGCTGAACCAGAACTGGAATTTCATGTGCGCCGAATGCCATTCGACCGGCGTTCGGAAGAACTACGAGGCGGCGTCCGATCGCTTCAAGACGTCATGGGCCGAGATCAGCGTGGGGTGTGAAGCCTGCCACGGCCAGGGATCGCGTCATGTCGGTTGGGCCCATGCGCAGCAAAGCTGGTGGCCGATCGGAATATCAGATGACGCCACGATGGGCTTGCTGGTGCGCTACGCCGAGCGCAACAACATCACCTGGAGGATTGATCCGAAGACGGGAAATCCGACACGAAGTTCGGCGCCCGCGACGCTTCGTACCGAGGTCGAATCCTGCGGGCTTTGCCACGCAAGGCGAGGGCAATTGTCCGAGGGATGGGTGCCGGGCCGACGGCTGTCCGACACGCATGCTGTCTCGCCTCTGAGCCGCGGCCTCTATCACGCCGACGGCCAGATGCGTGACGAGGTCTACAACTACGGATCGTTCAAACAGAGCAAGATGTTCGCTGCCGGCGTGACCTGCAGTGACTGTCACGATCCGCACAGCGGAAAGCTGCGTCACGACGGAGACAATGTCTGCCTGCAGTGTCACGCCGCAGAACAATTCTCGAGTGCCACGCACCATCGGCACGCCGCCGTAGAGCCGCCTCCTCCTTGCATTACGTGCCACATGCCGGTTCGGACCTACATGGGCGTCGACCAGCGGCATGACCACGGCTTCCGTATCCCGCGGCCGGACGTCTCGGCGCAGCTCGATACGCCGAACGCCTGCAACGATTGCCATTCCGACCGGTCACCACGATGGGCCGCCGACGCGATCGAGGCTTGGCACGGACCGAACCGCAAGGGCTTCCAGACCTTTGCACCAGCGTTCGCCGCCACCTGGGGCGAGGGGGCCGACGCATCCCGCCTGCTCGCTGCGGTCGCCGCCGATCCGGCGACGCCCGATATCGTCCGTGCCACCGCGTTAGCAGAACTCGGTTCGCACCCATCGCCGGAGGCCCTCGAGCTTGCGAAAGCTGGTTTGGCAAGCTCCGATCCGATGGTGCGGATCGGGGCGCTCGATCTGCTGGAGGGCGTACCGGCAGGGCAGCGATGGGCGACGGCCGCGCCGCTGCTGTCGGATCCAGTTCGTGGCGTGCGTATTCGCGCTGCGTCGCTACTTGCGGCCGTTCCGACCGACCAGCAGCCGATTGCCGATCGGCAGCGGTTCGATCTGGCCGCCGAGGAGTTTGTCGCCGCGCAGCGTCTCAATGCGGATCGGCCGGAGGCGCGATCAGCGTTGGGACGTTTCCTGCTGGCACGCGGGCAGGCGGCCGCAGCCGAGATCGAATACAAGGCGGCGCTGCGCCTCAGCCCCCACTATGCTCCGGCGGCGGTCAATCTGGCCGACCTGTACCGGCAATCCGGCCGTGAGATCGACGGCGAAACGGTGTTGCGCGAGGCACTCACTGTCTCGCCTCAGGATGCCGGGCTGCACCATGGTCTGGGGCTGACCCTGGTGCGGCTGAAGCGGCACGACGAAGCGATCAGTGAGCTTCACCAGGCCGCCGAGCTGGCCCCCGATCGGACGCGTTTTGCTTATGTCTATGCCGTCGCTCTGCAAGCGGTCGGCCGTGTCGCAGATGCGGTTGCCATCCTGAAACAAAGCGCCGCTCGACATCCGCATGACCGTGACACGCTGATGGCATTGGTCGCCTACAGCCGCGCCGCTGGGGATATCGGTACGGCGATTACATACGCTGAACGCCTGGCAGCCGACTTTCCGGACGACGCGGGACTCGGTCGCCTGGTTCAAGAAATTCGACAGCAATCAACGAGACCGACGTCGCGATAG
- a CDS encoding SphA family protein, giving the protein MGAFLAVPTQIARADEVGVSFWLPGLFGSLAAVPQTPGWSIGAIYYHTQVNASGAVAAAKQFQIGRFSPTASVSLSANLNAQGDMTILSPTYTFATPVLGGQLAIGVTGIFGRNSVGLDGTLTTGFGQFWQTRTGSISDSLTSVGDLYPIMSLKWHNGVHNWMVYVTGDIPVGAYNPGRLANLGVGHGAIDGGAGYTYLNPASGYEFSGVAGFTYNFKNPDTHYQSGIDFHFDWGASKFLSKQVFVGLVGYAYQQVSDDSGGLPVLGGFRSRVVGVGPQIGYIFPMGDLHGYLNLKGYGEFAAANRPSGWNSWLTFAVSAAPPESTVTPSRHLITK; this is encoded by the coding sequence GTGGGCGCCTTTCTCGCGGTGCCCACCCAGATCGCACGCGCCGATGAGGTCGGTGTTTCGTTCTGGCTTCCAGGATTGTTCGGCAGTCTCGCCGCTGTTCCACAGACCCCGGGCTGGTCGATAGGGGCAATTTACTATCACACCCAGGTCAATGCGTCGGGGGCCGTGGCGGCTGCAAAACAATTCCAGATTGGCAGATTCTCCCCGACGGCCAGCGTCAGCCTGAGCGCAAACCTGAATGCGCAGGGTGATATGACGATCCTCTCGCCGACCTACACGTTCGCGACACCGGTGCTGGGCGGACAATTGGCGATCGGCGTGACCGGGATATTCGGCCGCAACAGCGTCGGGCTTGATGGGACGCTGACGACCGGATTTGGCCAGTTTTGGCAGACGCGCACGGGAAGCATCTCGGACTCGCTGACCTCCGTCGGCGATCTCTACCCGATCATGTCGCTGAAGTGGCACAACGGAGTTCATAACTGGATGGTGTACGTGACGGGCGATATTCCGGTCGGCGCTTACAATCCGGGCCGTCTTGCTAATCTCGGGGTTGGTCACGGTGCGATCGACGGCGGTGCCGGATACACCTATCTCAACCCTGCATCGGGTTACGAATTCTCCGGCGTTGCCGGATTCACATACAATTTCAAGAATCCGGACACGCATTATCAGAGCGGCATCGATTTCCACTTCGACTGGGGTGCATCGAAATTTCTGTCCAAGCAGGTCTTCGTCGGCCTTGTTGGATACGCGTATCAGCAAGTCTCCGACGATAGCGGCGGACTGCCGGTCCTCGGCGGCTTCCGATCACGTGTTGTCGGAGTCGGTCCGCAGATTGGATATATTTTCCCGATGGGTGACCTGCACGGATATTTGAATCTCAAAGGCTACGGCGAGTTCGCTGCGGCGAATCGGCCATCGGGCTGGAACAGCTGGCTGACGTTCGCAGTTTCAGCGGCGCCGCCGGAGAGCACCGTAACGCCATCCAGACATCTGATAACGAAGTAA
- a CDS encoding arylsulfatase has translation MKRLLAPAIATLSFVALLAMPASAQTAGSPGTVFPTDRSVLPIPEPTYPHSTVLDARNATPPPRFEIKAPAKAPNVLIILIDDMGFGQSSAFGGSIAMPTVEQLANNGLRYNQFHTTALCSPTRAALLSGRNHHMNNFGSIAETATTFPGQTGQRPNSVATVAEMLRLNGYSTAHFGKNHETAAWEVSPSGPTDRWPTRQGFDKFYGFMGGETNQWAPLIYDGMTQVEPSKDPTYNFMTDMTNKAIDWMQYQKSLTPDKPFFIYFAPGATHAPHHVPKTWIDKYKGKFDQGWDKLREETLARQIKLGVVPPDTKLAPKPEAIKDWASLSPDEKKLFARQMEVFAGFGEYADTEIGRLVDAIKATGQLDNTLVFYIVGDNGASAEGGMNGLFNEMTYFNGVQESVQDILKHYDKLGGPMTYSHYAAGWAIAGDTPFTWTKQVASSYGGTRNGMVVHWPKGIAAKGEVRSQWHHVIDIVPTILEVAKLPEPTSVNGTPQTPIEGVSMAYSFAAANAPSTHTTQYFEIFGNRAIYNDGWLAGTIHRAAWETRNRRPLEQDIWELYDTRSDFSLSNDLAAKNPEKLKQLQELFLSEAVKYSVLPLDDRTLERLNPAMVGRPDLMAGRTSLTVHEGMTGMSENVFINTKNRSHTITADVDIPKGGASGVILAQAGRFGGWSLYLKDGKPTYTYNFLGLQRFTIAAKQSLPVGKSKISYEFAYDGDGVGKGGVGTLFVNGKSVATGRIDRTQCCGYSADEGADVGADEGTPVTEAYKVPFKFTGKIGAVTIELKDLKKADAEDAAEAKKAAAMKKGLSD, from the coding sequence ATGAAGCGTCTATTAGCTCCTGCGATTGCGACACTATCGTTCGTGGCCCTTCTGGCGATGCCTGCAAGTGCCCAGACTGCGGGCTCGCCCGGCACGGTGTTTCCGACCGACCGCAGCGTGCTGCCGATACCCGAGCCAACGTACCCTCACAGCACAGTGCTCGATGCGCGGAATGCAACACCGCCGCCACGCTTCGAGATCAAAGCACCCGCCAAAGCTCCCAACGTGCTGATCATCCTGATCGACGACATGGGCTTTGGGCAATCGAGCGCGTTCGGCGGTTCGATCGCCATGCCGACCGTCGAGCAACTCGCCAACAACGGATTGCGCTACAATCAGTTTCACACGACGGCGCTTTGTTCGCCGACCCGGGCAGCGCTGCTGAGCGGTCGCAACCATCACATGAACAATTTCGGCTCGATCGCGGAAACGGCGACCACGTTCCCCGGACAAACCGGGCAGCGTCCCAACAGCGTCGCCACCGTCGCGGAAATGCTGAGGCTGAACGGCTACAGCACCGCCCATTTCGGCAAAAATCACGAAACGGCGGCTTGGGAAGTCAGTCCATCGGGCCCGACCGACCGATGGCCGACACGCCAGGGCTTCGACAAGTTTTACGGTTTCATGGGCGGCGAGACCAACCAATGGGCGCCGCTGATCTATGACGGGATGACCCAGGTCGAGCCGTCGAAGGACCCGACCTATAATTTCATGACAGACATGACCAACAAGGCGATCGACTGGATGCAATACCAGAAATCGCTGACGCCGGATAAGCCGTTCTTCATCTACTTCGCGCCAGGTGCAACTCATGCGCCGCACCATGTGCCGAAGACCTGGATCGACAAGTACAAGGGCAAGTTCGACCAGGGCTGGGACAAGCTTCGGGAGGAGACGCTCGCCCGCCAGATCAAGCTCGGCGTTGTCCCGCCGGACACGAAGCTTGCTCCCAAGCCCGAGGCCATCAAGGACTGGGCATCCCTTAGCCCCGACGAGAAGAAATTGTTCGCACGACAGATGGAGGTGTTCGCCGGCTTCGGGGAATATGCCGACACCGAGATCGGCCGTCTGGTCGATGCCATCAAGGCGACCGGGCAGCTCGACAACACGCTGGTGTTCTACATCGTCGGCGACAATGGTGCCAGTGCCGAAGGCGGCATGAACGGGCTGTTCAACGAGATGACTTACTTCAACGGCGTTCAGGAGAGTGTTCAGGACATCCTCAAGCACTATGACAAACTCGGCGGCCCGATGACCTATAGCCACTATGCGGCAGGCTGGGCGATCGCAGGCGATACCCCTTTCACGTGGACGAAGCAGGTTGCTTCGAGCTATGGCGGCACTCGCAACGGCATGGTGGTGCATTGGCCCAAAGGGATTGCGGCCAAAGGAGAGGTGCGCTCGCAATGGCACCATGTCATCGATATCGTGCCGACGATCCTCGAGGTGGCAAAGCTTCCTGAACCAACAAGCGTGAACGGAACGCCACAGACCCCGATCGAGGGCGTGAGCATGGCTTACAGTTTTGCCGCCGCGAATGCGCCGAGCACGCATACGACGCAGTATTTCGAAATCTTCGGCAACCGGGCGATCTATAACGACGGCTGGCTGGCCGGCACCATTCACCGGGCGGCATGGGAAACCAGGAACCGCAGGCCGCTCGAACAGGATATCTGGGAGCTTTACGACACGCGATCGGACTTCAGCCTGTCCAACGATCTGGCCGCAAAAAATCCGGAGAAGCTGAAACAGCTTCAGGAGCTGTTCCTCTCGGAAGCCGTCAAATACTCAGTCTTGCCGCTCGACGACCGGACTTTGGAGCGATTGAATCCGGCGATGGTTGGTCGGCCCGACCTGATGGCCGGTCGCACGTCGCTGACTGTGCACGAGGGCATGACCGGAATGTCCGAGAACGTCTTCATCAATACGAAGAATAGGTCACACACCATCACGGCCGACGTCGACATTCCGAAGGGCGGTGCCAGCGGGGTGATCCTCGCGCAGGCGGGGCGGTTTGGAGGTTGGAGCCTGTATCTGAAGGACGGCAAGCCGACCTACACCTACAACTTCCTCGGTCTGCAGCGGTTCACGATTGCAGCAAAGCAGTCCTTGCCTGTCGGAAAGTCCAAGATCAGCTACGAGTTCGCCTATGACGGCGACGGAGTCGGCAAAGGCGGTGTGGGCACGCTGTTTGTCAACGGCAAGAGCGTCGCGACGGGCCGGATCGACCGCACCCAATGCTGCGGCTACTCCGCCGACGAAGGCGCCGATGTCGGCGCCGATGAAGGCACCCCGGTCACCGAAGCCTACAAGGTGCCGTTCAAGTTCACGGGCAAGATCGGCGCCGTAACGATCGAACTCAAGGACTTGAAGAAGGCCGATGCCGAAGACGCCGCGGAGGCCAAGAAGGCTGCAGCGATGAAGAAAGGCCTGTCAGACTGA
- a CDS encoding DUF1254 domain-containing protein, with protein sequence MKSTRLYLATILLIASASQSVDAQQYKMQTPIPSGIAIPDKVDTRLGTLKFFDGFPDDATVEKLYDNLDFQRAVQAYLLALAPVSQLANRKGIAGIGPINLTVPIFQDRMDSKSLFLTPNNNTPYTWFWLDLRDGPLVLEVPPKVLGAIDDMWYNYVTDLGFVGPDKGQGGKYLLLPPGYKGDPPEGYFIVRPATFSVWVPWRSFLVDGDPKPGVDLVEKHTRIYRLKDAANPPKLNFVHVSGKAFSTLAPADYTFWEYLDQVVQEEPTESVDPVTLGLYASVGIQKGKPFAPDARMKAILTEAALVGDATARTINSRLRIKESYYYPNSAWRTGFFGGYKFEENGARILDAYSAFFFYATGVTPAMDSKTVGEGSQYMGAFVDSKSRPLDGGKTYRLHLPPNIPVKQFWSVIVYDNQTRSMLQTDQRWPAATSQDPKLATNPDGSVDVYFGPKAPAGKESNWIQTVPGKGWNTLFRLYGPLQPWFDKTWRPGEIEEL encoded by the coding sequence ATGAAGTCCACTCGGCTATACCTCGCAACGATCCTGCTGATTGCGAGCGCATCGCAATCGGTGGATGCGCAGCAGTACAAGATGCAAACGCCCATCCCTTCGGGCATCGCTATTCCCGACAAAGTGGATACGCGACTCGGGACGTTGAAGTTCTTCGATGGCTTTCCCGACGATGCCACGGTCGAGAAGCTGTACGACAACCTGGATTTCCAGCGCGCCGTTCAAGCCTACCTTCTGGCCCTGGCACCGGTGAGCCAACTGGCCAATCGCAAGGGGATTGCCGGAATAGGACCGATCAATCTCACGGTGCCGATCTTCCAGGACCGGATGGATTCGAAGTCGCTGTTCCTGACACCCAACAACAATACGCCCTACACCTGGTTCTGGCTTGATCTGCGCGACGGACCGCTGGTCCTCGAGGTACCGCCCAAGGTGCTCGGCGCAATCGACGATATGTGGTACAATTATGTGACGGACTTGGGATTTGTCGGCCCTGACAAGGGGCAGGGTGGCAAGTATCTGCTTCTGCCGCCCGGCTACAAGGGCGACCCTCCCGAAGGCTACTTCATCGTGAGGCCTGCGACATTCAGCGTGTGGGTCCCATGGCGCTCGTTTCTCGTGGACGGCGACCCGAAGCCGGGCGTCGATCTGGTCGAGAAGCACACGCGAATCTATCGCCTGAAGGACGCCGCCAATCCGCCGAAACTCAACTTCGTGCACGTGTCCGGCAAGGCGTTCAGCACGCTGGCGCCGGCCGATTACACGTTTTGGGAATATCTGGACCAGGTCGTGCAGGAAGAGCCGACGGAATCCGTCGATCCGGTCACGCTCGGCCTGTACGCGTCGGTCGGCATTCAAAAGGGCAAGCCATTTGCGCCTGATGCGCGGATGAAGGCGATTCTGACGGAGGCGGCGCTTGTCGGTGACGCGACGGCGCGGACGATCAACAGTCGGCTCCGGATCAAGGAGAGCTACTATTATCCCAACAGTGCCTGGCGCACCGGGTTCTTCGGCGGCTACAAATTCGAGGAGAACGGTGCCCGCATCCTTGATGCATATTCGGCGTTCTTCTTTTACGCGACCGGCGTGACCCCGGCGATGGACTCGAAGACGGTCGGCGAAGGCTCGCAATACATGGGGGCGTTCGTCGACAGCAAGAGCCGACCACTCGACGGCGGGAAGACTTACAGACTCCATTTGCCTCCCAACATTCCGGTCAAGCAATTCTGGTCGGTGATCGTCTACGACAACCAGACGCGATCGATGCTGCAAACCGACCAGCGTTGGCCGGCGGCGACCAGTCAGGACCCGAAACTTGCAACCAACCCGGACGGCTCGGTCGATGTCTATTTCGGACCCAAGGCGCCGGCCGGCAAGGAGTCCAATTGGATCCAGACGGTGCCCGGCAAAGGCTGGAACACTCTGTTTCGCCTCTATGGTCCGCTGCAGCCGTGGTTCGACAAGACATGGCGCCCGGGCGAGATCGAAGAGTTGTAG
- a CDS encoding DUF2092 domain-containing protein: MTPRHLLRRACILIGASLVGSVAFAGSASAQPVDAATLLKAMSDYVGSQKTLAIKFDSDVEVITSKLQKIQFTSSGQVQLSRPDKLRATRTGGYRDVELVFDGKTATVNNKDFNDYAQIEANGTIDELIDGLREKHRVAAPGADLLVANVFESLMADVIEASVIGKGVIDGVECDHLAFRNTETDWQIWIESGARPIPRKYVITSKGVGEAPQYTLRIKEWKSDVTADAFTFKPDPSAKKIAIGDLADIDEVPQGSIKAGAEK, encoded by the coding sequence ATGACGCCACGCCATTTATTGCGACGAGCTTGCATCTTAATCGGTGCATCATTGGTCGGGAGCGTTGCGTTCGCCGGATCAGCGAGCGCTCAACCTGTCGACGCTGCAACGCTGCTCAAGGCGATGTCGGACTATGTCGGCAGCCAGAAGACCCTCGCGATCAAATTCGACTCAGATGTCGAAGTGATCACATCGAAGCTGCAAAAAATCCAGTTTACCAGCTCTGGTCAGGTGCAGCTGAGCCGTCCCGACAAGCTTCGCGCGACCCGAACGGGCGGATACCGGGATGTCGAGCTGGTGTTCGACGGCAAGACGGCGACCGTGAACAACAAGGATTTCAACGACTACGCCCAAATCGAGGCGAACGGTACGATCGATGAATTGATTGATGGCCTCCGCGAAAAGCACCGCGTAGCGGCTCCCGGCGCCGATCTCCTGGTTGCCAATGTCTTCGAAAGCCTGATGGCCGATGTCATCGAAGCCAGCGTGATCGGCAAAGGTGTCATCGACGGCGTCGAATGCGATCATCTGGCATTCCGCAACACTGAAACCGACTGGCAAATCTGGATCGAATCCGGCGCGCGGCCGATTCCACGGAAATATGTGATCACCAGCAAGGGTGTGGGTGAGGCGCCGCAATATACGCTGCGCATCAAGGAGTGGAAATCAGACGTGACTGCCGACGCGTTCACGTTCAAGCCCGATCCATCCGCCAAGAAGATTGCAATCGGTGATCTGGCGGATATCGACGAGGTGCCGCAGGGCAGCATCAAGGCGGGAGCAGAGAAATGA
- a CDS encoding helix-turn-helix domain-containing protein has protein sequence MLRDLPVPFARIDNTFDDVDAMAASPIAWNQHYEQIGRGRFQGRLTQFVFDQFQFARVSYSLGVLQRGCAPDDAWAFGLPLSAQGSLHVRRRPVAQGELIAATSQDDVGFATTGSADIIVAVLPAQAIEHWMHVRRGADDFNVHLPSPRWHVPTEELSRRTHALSALLEELATHAEMELRGAAPQLQERIFQIILGMIPSAEIIEPLHNRARIARQLLAILNERLDDPPTITDLCVAVSAKERTLHLSCMEAFGWSPMALMTDLRLNATRRALLRPDGATSVTSVAERYSFTHLGRFSNIYRRKFGELPSVTLLRARAC, from the coding sequence ATGTTGCGCGACCTGCCTGTTCCGTTCGCTCGCATCGATAACACGTTCGACGATGTGGATGCCATGGCCGCGAGCCCGATCGCATGGAATCAGCACTACGAGCAAATTGGCCGAGGTCGCTTCCAAGGCCGGTTGACGCAGTTCGTCTTCGACCAGTTCCAGTTCGCTCGCGTTTCATATTCATTAGGTGTGCTTCAGCGCGGCTGCGCGCCTGACGACGCATGGGCTTTCGGGTTGCCTCTCTCTGCTCAAGGCTCATTGCATGTTCGCCGGAGGCCGGTTGCTCAGGGAGAGTTGATTGCTGCGACATCTCAGGATGATGTCGGTTTCGCGACCACGGGATCCGCCGATATCATCGTTGCGGTGCTGCCAGCACAAGCGATTGAGCACTGGATGCATGTGCGTCGTGGCGCTGACGACTTCAACGTCCACCTACCGTCGCCGCGCTGGCACGTACCGACCGAGGAATTGAGCCGTCGTACGCATGCGCTATCGGCTCTGCTCGAGGAACTCGCCACCCACGCCGAGATGGAGCTGCGCGGCGCAGCGCCGCAGCTTCAGGAACGCATCTTTCAGATCATACTCGGCATGATCCCGTCGGCCGAAATCATCGAGCCGTTGCACAACCGCGCTCGCATTGCGCGACAACTGCTCGCAATTTTGAATGAGAGACTGGACGATCCACCAACGATCACCGACCTCTGCGTAGCAGTCAGTGCGAAAGAGCGCACACTCCATCTGAGCTGTATGGAAGCGTTTGGCTGGTCACCGATGGCACTGATGACGGATTTGAGACTCAACGCCACTCGCCGTGCCCTGCTGCGGCCTGACGGAGCCACGAGCGTGACCAGCGTTGCGGAAAGATACTCCTTTACCCATCTGGGACGGTTTTCGAATATCTACAGACGCAAATTCGGAGAACTGCCATCCGTCACTCTTTTGAGAGCGCGAGCCTGTTGA
- a CDS encoding VIT1/CCC1 transporter family protein, whose product MHPIHRESHLIERIGWLRAAVLGANDGIISTASLVVGVAAAATASSEVLVAGVAGLVAGAMSMAAGEYVSVSSQADTEQADLARERKELAETPESELDELTQIYVDRGVEFALARKVAEQLTAKDAFAAHARDELGLSPHVVARPVQAALTSALTFSVGAALPIGIVLLAPSGSTALIVSGGSLFCLALLGAVSARIGGAGIVKPTLRVTFWGAIAMAASAGIGALVGHAI is encoded by the coding sequence ATGCATCCGATCCACCGTGAATCTCATCTCATCGAACGGATCGGCTGGCTTCGCGCCGCAGTGCTGGGTGCAAATGACGGAATTATTTCGACTGCCAGTCTGGTTGTCGGTGTTGCCGCAGCCGCTACCGCCTCTAGCGAAGTCCTGGTGGCAGGAGTCGCCGGGCTTGTCGCCGGAGCCATGTCCATGGCCGCCGGGGAATATGTGTCCGTAAGCTCTCAGGCCGATACCGAACAGGCTGATCTGGCCCGAGAGCGCAAGGAGCTCGCTGAAACACCCGAGTCTGAGTTAGACGAGTTGACACAAATCTACGTTGATCGCGGCGTCGAGTTCGCCTTGGCGCGAAAAGTTGCCGAGCAATTGACGGCGAAGGACGCATTTGCTGCGCATGCAAGAGATGAATTGGGGCTATCGCCCCATGTCGTCGCCCGGCCGGTGCAGGCGGCATTGACGTCGGCTCTAACGTTTTCGGTCGGCGCAGCTTTGCCGATCGGCATCGTGCTGCTTGCACCTTCGGGTTCAACGGCCCTCATCGTGTCTGGCGGTTCTCTATTTTGCCTGGCGTTGCTAGGTGCCGTCAGCGCACGCATTGGCGGCGCAGGCATTGTGAAGCCAACGCTACGAGTCACTTTTTGGGGTGCCATCGCGATGGCTGCCAGCGCCGGTATCGGCGCGCTTGTAGGGCATGCGATCTAG